The sequence below is a genomic window from Cicer arietinum cultivar CDC Frontier isolate Library 1 chromosome 6, Cicar.CDCFrontier_v2.0, whole genome shotgun sequence.
TTGTGATAATACCTTGGGGAAAGTCGCAAGGTTTTGTGCGAATCATCAGATTCAACACAATATGTGAGACAAATATAGGAAGCTGGAAGTGGGGGATTTGAGACCTTTTATTCTCTTTACTTTGTACTTATGACTTATGAGGTGTGCCTGCACTCTATTTCGTGGGTGAGTGGTGATGGAAACCAGTTTTACGGATGCCTCTATTTCTTGGGAAGATTCTTGACATTTTTGTTTCCTCCTTATGTTAATTATATACAGGTTACTTATCATTTCTTTATCAGTTATATCTCATTAGAAAGTTTACCATATATTGCAAATGCAGGGAATTGGTTTAGATGATATCAAAGCACTCAAAGCAAGAAAGCTTATTGTTCCACAGTAATAATAATTTCACCTGATTGTTGTTCAGAATTTCGCCGATATGATGAATATGTGTATGACTTGACTATCTTATTGATATCTTACAATCTAGGACATGGAAGGGTTACTCAGTGAAAAAGGGTCCTAGCTATGCTCCAAAAAGAAAGAAGGTTGTCACTGATTTAACTCGAGATAATTTTCAGAGGTACTTTTTTATGCTTAAACTGAATGTAAACAAGGGTTGGGGGATTTTAAACTCCCTTCAATCTTCTACTTTATGCAAAACATTTCTAGTGGATTTGCATCACATCTTATGAACTCTAACTATACTGTTACTTTGTTGCAGTGGCGAGTGGAAGGAATTAGAGTTCAAAGAGTACAATTACAGTGCTAAAGGTCAGCCTCTTGAGGGTGGCCATCTTCATCCACTGTTGAAGGCAAGGAGATGTTTCCCCATACTCTTCCTCCTTTCCCCAATCTCCTTTTGATTAACtgaataaacaaaattatatatatatgagagagagagagagagagagagagagtttaattgcaataaaaaaattatatttaggaAAATATAAGCATAGTCTGTTTTTACATATTTTAGCTTGTAGTTTGATACAAATTGTATTTATCACACTCTTGATTGACTCCCTCTGCTAGTTTTTAATTATCGCTTTTGTAGaagaattttgtttaaaattatttgttttcaaaattcaatgcaACATTAACTATTGTTTTATCGATAATAACCGAAacagtaaattttattttttatgaatttattttcctttttcttaTAGGGTCATGCTAACAAGTGCCCTTAGGGCAAGCAATCAAAAaaggaaacaaacaaaaagttttatgtataaaaaatcactttttaagaTATCAATGCATTGAATGCATaacttccaaaaatatatttcctCTTTTGATCTATTAACAAGTGTCCCAAGGGCACTTGTTAGCATTTCCCTTTTTTATAATACACTTaactatttataagaaaaaggaaaataaattcatcaaaaataacaaaattaattgattttcttAATATGTGTAAATAGCGTTAAAATGAAAACTTAAAAGGAATAGAGGGATTAAAATTTATACCATTAAAGCATATAGACgattttgtttgtttatctTTTTATGCATCTTTTTAGCAGTTTCTATATGTGCTCTATactatttgtaaaaatatatgtcATGTATCTTTTGATGCCTGTATCtgtatccaaaaaaaattacatcaacATATGTCATGCTTTGTTGCCAATCTTTACATGGCTGACCATAAGCCCAGACAAAAGAGGAAGATTGTATTAAGGAGTCAACAGCCAACATAAAACTTTGTCTAATATGTATGATGTGGACATATTATTTGATTGtgttatttcaaatatttgttttctgaCGCTGGAAATGTGTCATTTGATCAATTCAGCTGACTTTTAGCGAAAAATAGAACACTTTTGCTGCTTTTGATTATGCTTTTATCTCAAACatatttgatcatttatgtatttaataGTTCTGGAAATTTTCCATTTTCAGGTAAGGTGTCAAATAAAACAGATTTTCCTCTGTATGGGGTAGGTCTTATATTTGTCATGTGGAAGTCTGGTGTCTTTTGTGGTAAATATATGTTTCAACTTTTGAGTTTAACATTTTGTAATGGTAATCAAATGCTGCAGGTTTGAGGAGATGCCCACAAATAATTATGTTGAAAGCAGGTAATtgttgtttgtgtcattttttttatttactgaGGTTTGAACCTATGATCCTATAGAAACTATTCAAACCCCTGACCACAATACCAATCCTTGTGACTTTCCTGATTTATGAAGTACGTACAAAAtgtataaattacaataaatttaCTGATGTCATAGaattaaagaataataattgaaGTAAAAAAAGAGTACACTCAAAGTTGCAGGCTTGCCGCCCTAATATATAAAAGCCGAATCCAACATCCTGGTGCACTGAAATGGTACACTCTAATGTTTGTTTCATCGGGTAGAGGTGAGGTTGTAGAATTCGCAAAATCTGTGATTTGAATGATGGCAAGGTAATTGTGAAGTAATTTTCGTTTTCATGATTGAGAACACCTCGTGTTCTTGGAAAAGTTCCTTCAGTAGTGACCTGAGATCATGAAAAGAGgccttttttgttttaaaatagtgCATCAAAACATCATGATTAAAGTAACTGTTATAAATGCATACATTTGTTGAATTACATGAATATATTAATGATTgcttttttatgttattttggtGCTAGATTTTATCTTGGTAATGAAATTCAACAGATTATGCCCATTGTGTGTAGTATGGCAAGTAGCAGCACATGTCTGCTCCCATTCTCACTGTAAACTTGACATCTGATTGTTTTAAATGGCAGCTTCTGGAACTTTGATTCCTTATTCCAGCCCCAACAACACCCAGCTCGTGATTCACATGACACATTTTTTTTGGATGGTTAGTAAAGTCTTGATTTTTTCCATGCTAGTCAAATCTTCTTTTGCTTCCACATTGAGTACATGTTACATATCTGCAGCTCCTTCAACAACAAAGGAACTGCCTGAAGATTATGTTAACCGGGTGAAGCAAATTCATGAATCCGGTGGTTATGAGTCTAGAGGGTACGAGCTTGAGCGCCCTCAACACGCTTCTTAACACAGGCTTATATATCAATAGAATGATAAGTTCAGATTGCTTTCTAAATGTAACCTTACAATTTTATTACTTGGTAGATATGCATACGACTGGAAAAGAGAGGAAGCAAATAAAAACCTTCTGCGTACCCACACCACTGCTGTTTCATCCAGGATGCTTTACCAGCTGGCACAGGTTTGTATCTGTGTTTGAATTTGTTGTATAATGTTTTTGTGAATGGATATGATTGTGTTGCGTTTGGGGGCCATTGGACCTCCTATTATCTCCATTTTTCTTTCAGATTTTAGATTGACATTTCTAAGTTATACGTATTTATGTTTTCAAGGTGGATTAAGATATTTTACCTTGATTCTGTATTCTGATTATACTTTCTAAGTTCTTGCTCATTATAGTTGGCACTATCTTTTTTTGTGCCATTTTAATGTTTTTGCAGAAATCATTTTCTCCGAAAAAATATTTCTCTATAGATCGTGTATTCCGAAATGAAGCAGTTGACCGAACACATCTCGCCGAGTTCCACCAGATAGAAGGTATGTGAGCTAGTAAGTTACACGGCTCAGGGTTTTAGTTCTCCATACAAATGAAAACGAGGGTGTGGGGAATTGTCCGAATATATTTTCCGTGGCACTTTTTGGTTCAACGCACCAGGGGTTTGATCTCATAGATAAttgtttttctataaatttattgatttttgtgatgtctGTGATTTTGCATTTCGATTCAGGTCTTGTGTGCGATCGAGGACTCACTCTGTGTGACTTAATAGGAGTTCTACATGATTTCTTCTCGCGCTTAGGTAATGCTCTCTTTTAATGAAAATCTTCGTATAGTTTAATTCATTCTATTATTGTCCACAGCCAAGTTGATTAAAGACATGTTTTAGGAGTATATCTAATCGAAAAATTTCATTATTGAGTTCAGGCATGACCAAGCTGAAATTCAAACCTGCTTACAATCCATACACAGAACCTAGCATGGAGATTTTCAGGTCAGTCTTTCTGTAAGGATTATTTGACTTGTCTTTATTTTCATAACCAATTATCCTTATCCTAAGACATTATGTATTAATCAATTAAGTCTTCTTAACAGTTATCATGAAGGCTTTAAAAAATGGGTAGAGGTAGGAAACTCCGGCATGTTTAGACCTGAAATGTTGCGGCCGATGGGACTTCCTGAAGATGTCCAAGTTATTGCATGGGGTCTTTCTCTTGAAAGGTGAGAACAAAACACTGAGAACGCCATAATCATCGCTAACAGTAAaatgaattgatttataaaatttatattcttaaaatatattaaccAAATCTAATGAAAAAGTATAGGGGAAATACAGTAGAACATGTTGATGGATGTCACTGAATTGATGTTAACTTGTTATCTTACCTGAAAACAGGCCAACGATGATAATGTATGGGATAGATAACATCAGGGATCTCTTCGGACACAAGGTATTGCTATGGCATTTTGAGCtgaaaaaaacacattttattttatcttttttagtGTATAAAAGTTGTTTGAtgggtttctatttttatatttttaaatgtttgttttttgaatttgtgaagtcgtatcaatatattattaacataGACTATTATTTCTATTGTTGTTTTGCAGGTGGATCTTGGCCTTATTAAGAAAAATCCAATATGTAGACTTGGAATTGAATAAAGTGAGCCATTTATGTCTGATAGAGTTCTTGTCgttcataattatt
It includes:
- the LOC101505052 gene encoding phenylalanine--tRNA ligase alpha subunit, cytoplasmic yields the protein MAEEAVLGYLENNYEIRDSGEFAAERGVDHNEMVNVIKSLHGFRYVDAEDIKRETWVLTDEGNIYANVGSPEVQLMLAIPPEGISRDELQKKLGPTVFKIGCAQAAKNKWLEMGKQLISRKVEHVEDRVKDLLLQIQQGQGIGLDDIKALKARKLIVPQTWKGYSVKKGPSYAPKRKKVVTDLTRDNFQSGEWKELEFKEYNYSAKGQPLEGGHLHPLLKVRCQIKQIFLCMGFEEMPTNNYVESSFWNFDSLFQPQQHPARDSHDTFFLDAPSTTKELPEDYVNRVKQIHESGGYESRGYAYDWKREEANKNLLRTHTTAVSSRMLYQLAQKSFSPKKYFSIDRVFRNEAVDRTHLAEFHQIEGLVCDRGLTLCDLIGVLHDFFSRLGMTKLKFKPAYNPYTEPSMEIFSYHEGFKKWVEVGNSGMFRPEMLRPMGLPEDVQVIAWGLSLERPTMIMYGIDNIRDLFGHKVDLGLIKKNPICRLGIE